TTAATCATGTATCAATTGTACCTGCCAATAACTTACCTTCTTTAAATTTCATTAGTGCTTCTGGAACATTTTTAAGGATTCAACGAATTTTTGTCCCACTAAAATATGGATTAATAATTAAACCAGTTTTTTCAGTGATCTTTTCTGTTCATCCTGCTTTTACAAGTTCATCACAATAATCTGATGTTCTACGATCTTGTCAAACAATAGCATTATATACTGGTAAACCAGTTTCCTTATCTCATAATACAATTGTTTCACGTTGATTTGTAATACCCAATGCAGCAATATCATGTGATTTAATTTTTGCTTTATGTTTTGCAGATTGCATTGTAGATAATTGAGTATTTCAAATTTCTAATGGGTCATGCTCAACTCATCCAGATCGAGGGAAATATTGGGTAAATTCTGTTTGACTACTTGCTACTATTTCACCATCATGATTAACCACAAGTGTACGACATGAAGTGGTACCTGAGTCAAGTGTGATAACAAATTTATCTTTCATTTTACTCCTTAAAATTGAACTTTAAATTTCGGATTATAGTCTGGGTTTTTTTCTAATTTAACACCCGCTGCTTCTACTAATTTAGCAATCTCTATCGCTATTGCAGGAGATGATGCTAATGCTGGCGATTGCATTCCAGCTGCATTAATAAATTTTGGATTTAATTTCGCTGGTCTAATAACAAAGTCATTAGTTTCAATATCGATAGGTCTTGAACCAGCTAATGTCATTTCGGTTCTTTCAAGTCTAATTGATGGAATAATTTCTTTTCCAATTTGTCCAATAAAATCAAATTTTTCCTTTGTTACAACTCTAGTTTGGTCCTTTGGAACTCCTTCTTCAGCAGTAGGTCCAACTAGAACACGACCATCAAGCATCGGAGCTACAATAACACCTTTACCGTGAATTGTTGGAACTTTAAAACAAATTGAATTAACAATTCCTGCCTCGGTTCTTGCTAAAATTCTATATTCACCCCTTCTTGTTGTTTGCTTAAAGTCACCATATCCGGCTTTTTCAGCTAAAACGTCTGCATAATGACCAGCAGCATTAATAACTACACTTGATGTAATTTCTTCTCCGCTTGCTAATGTTATAGTAAATTCATCATTAAGATATTTAATATCAGTAACTTCTGAATTTCTTCTTAATTCAGTACCATTTTGCTCACTAGCACCCATAAAAGCATATGTTGCTCTAACTGGGTCAATAGCTCATGAACTAGTGCATAATAATGCTCCTTGTACTTTTGGATTAACATTTGGTTCTCTTTTTAATACTTCTTCTTTAGAAATAACTTTTAAGTATTCCTTTGGAACTTTATTAATTAATCCTCTTTCATATAACATATGCACATGTTTCATTTCTTCTTCATTAAATGCTAAAATCAATGAATCAACTTGTGCTCTTGGAAATTCTAAATCCTTAAAGATTTTTTCTCTTCATAATTGATTACCAATTACGTTTAATTTAGCTTCAATTTTATGAGGATCTGGATCAAATCCGCCATGAATTGCGCCCGAATTTCCTTTTGAAGTTTCATCAGCAAAAACTGGATTTTTTTCTAATAATAAGGTTTTTAGTTTATATTGAGATAGTTCATAAGCGATTGCTCCACCTATAATACCTCCACCTATTATTACTACATCATATTTGCGTTTCATTTTTTACTCCTTATTTTATTAAGTAAGATTGTATATTGCTTACAAAATTACCTTTGAATATTATAATACTCTTTTTATGAAAACATTACCATTTTTTCATATTGTGATTAAAATGTGGAATTTTTACATTTTTTTACATAAAAATAAAAAAAGTCACAAAACGCGACCTTTTTAAATAAAATTAAGCAATAATGACTATTTAGCTTTTTTTTCTAAACGCTTATTAAATTTATCAATTCTTCCAGTTGCTTTAACTTGGGTTCTATTTCCAGTAAATACAGCGTGGCAACCAGAACAAACATCAACAGAAAAGTTCTTTCTTACAGACTTAAATTCAAATTTTGTACCACATGTTGAACAAGTAATTTTTACTTCGTGATATTCAGGATGAAGATTCTTTTTCATTTATTTTGCTCCTAGTTATTATTTTGAATAGAACTCTACGATTAAGGCATCTTTAATTTCTTGATGCACTTCGCTTCTTTCAGGTAGTCTGTCTAATTTAAAGTTAAAGTCTTTTCTTGTTAATCATGCAGCAGGTGTATTAGCTGCTAAAGCTTCAGTAATTTGTTTGTTTGTTCTTGATTTTTCTTTTAATTCAACAACATCATTTAGCGAAACAACCATAGATGGGATATTAGCTTTTTTACCATTTAATGTGAAGTGATTATGATTTACTAATTGACGAGCTTGACGTCTTGTTAAAGCGAATCCAGCACGGTATACCAAGTTATCTAAACGAACTTCTAATAATTGAATTAAATTAGTACCGGTAACGCCTTTCATTTTAACAGCCTTTTCAAATGTTTTACGTAATTGTTTTTCATTAACACCGAAAAGATGTTTTAATTTTTGTTTTTCATATAAGTGTAACCCATAATCAGAAAGTTTTACTCTTTTATTACCATGTTGTCCAGGTGCATAAGTTCTTTTTTTACCTTTTGCAAATTCTTTTCCATTTTCTAAAATAGAAAAACCTAGACGACGAGCTTTTTTAAATACTGGACCAGTATATCTTGACATGTTTTTCCTCTTTTCTGCATAATTATAAGAGGGTTTATTTCTATTTATTTAATTTATACTTAATGTTTTCGGTTTTCAGCTTTTCTACTAACAATGTTTTGCATGCATAAATTACTTTAAATATAATAAACTGCTGTTTTAATTAATGCTTATTTATTTTAACACAAAAGTTGAAATATCAAAAATATTAATATTTGTCTTTTATAGTATATTCCTTCTTATTTTGAACATTTTTAGGATTGTATTTAAAAGTAATTTCGATATCTTTTAAATCTTTATTAAACTTATTTTCTTCTACCTTAGTAATTTTTACATCTGTAAATAAAGTATTTTGTTTTAATGTGATCGCAAAATCATCTTTTGTTAATAATTTTTTTGTTTTTTTCTTGGCACTTTCTTTTAATGTTACTGAAATATATTCGAATGCAACCTTTTCAACAAAATTATTTAAATATCTATCATAATTTTTAGTTAAATCTGTATTATCTTCCATTATTAATGAACTATCATTTGATAGAACAAGACCATTTTCTATAAAACCAATTATATCTTCAAAAGAATTTTTATTATTAATGATTAATTTAGTTTCATCAAAAGATAAACTTGTTGTAAAAAACTTTTCAAATAAAACTTTATTATTCTCTACATCGTTTTTAATTAACTCTTCAATTGGAAAATATGTGCTTAAAGTGGCAAAATTTTTAATCTTAGTTACATCAAACTTCTGATTTGATTTTGAAATATAATCATAATATGAAATTTCCTTGTCTTGATTTTTAATACTATCTATAAGGATCTTTGTAACATTATCTTTAATGGATTTATAAAATACATTAAATTTATCATGATATTTCATAACCACTGTTAAAAAATAATTTAAATCATTTGCATCATCATTAGCGATAAAAAGTAGGTTTGGTTTTTTATAACTTTTGTCAATATTCTCAATAATTTTTTTAACAGTATTATATGATATTCCGGTCACTTCGAGTCAATTATTAAAAATATTCGCGTCCTTCACTTCATCCAAAAATAAAGATTTAAAATCTATAATATCTTCTGAATATGGTCTTACATTTTTAAAATTTAATAATCTATATTTTTGAGTAACCAATTTACTAAATCAATATACTTTTAAATTAGGATATTTTTGACCTAGATGAAATACTTTTTCCTTCGGTTTAAAATCTTCTATTTTTCATATTCTATTTTTATTATCGAAATTAAGATTCTTATATTCAACATTTTCATAATTATTATAATAATTTCTTAAATAGTATTCCCCTTTATCGGGTGATTCATTTAAAGCATTTATTTGAACATTAGGTAATTTAATTAATTTTTCAAATACATCTGCTCTATTAACAAGCATTTCAGAATTCATTCAAACATTAATAACCTTTTGATTATTTTCAGTAGCTATGTCATAAACCTTTTGATAAAATAATTCTTTTTTATTTTCATCGCTTGAATTTAGATCATCATTTTCAAATTTAGTAATTTTATATTTTCGAATATTATTTTTAGTATCTAAATACTTCTTAAAAGACGAAAAATTAAAATTACTGTTTGATTTAGGTTCATTATAAAAGAATTCAAAGTCTTTTTTAGTACTTAAAGCAAAAGCAACAAGTTCATAAAAAAGATTAACATTAGTTGATGAATAGTATATATTAATATCTGCAAAATTTTGTTCATCAAAAACATTTTTATATTCATGTGATGATGGAAAAAAATCTTTATAAGTTTTTTCATTTTTATTCATTTTATTTTCTTCAATTTGTTTGTCGCTACTATGCTTGAGATTATTATTATTATTATTATTATTATTATTATTATTATTATTGTTGTTGTTGTTGTTAATTTCTTTATTTGGTTTATTAGTTATGGCTAAAACTATACCAGTTGTAACACCAGCAGTAATAGCAATAGTAGAAATAAAACCTAAAATAGTTCAAAATATTTTTTTATTTTTCATATTTATCCTTACTAATTATATTATTTAGATATTTTACTATTTTTTGGTTATAAATTAAAAAGTATAAAAAATAAATAATTTGTTTTAGCAAATGTACAATTTGCATTTAATATAAATAAAAAAATCAAAATAAACAAGGGAAATTTTTTCGGACACTTTAATCTTATTCTTTTGTAATTATATCAATTTACAAACTCACTGATTTTGTATGACAATTCATCAAAATTCATTTGTCGACACTTCATGGAAAAGTCAGGAAAAATTTCGCTTTTGAGTATTGAGAAAAAATACTCAATTTCACGATTATCTAAACTATTACCAATTCTTGACATTGATATTTTTCCATTTAAAGACTTAATTTTATTAATATAATCTTTCGAAGAATATGCAAAACCATGATCTAAATGTAAAATTATTTTTAATTTCGTATTTTTAATATTATTTAAAACTAATTCAGTATCATTATTTAATGATATTTCATATGTTACAAACTTTGTTTTATGATCAATTATAGCTGATAAATAAATATGATTTTGATTAATATCTTTTGGTGCTGGTATATAAGTACATCAGCTACGTAAATTGTATTATTCTTTGAATTATAATCTCTTTAAACCAAATCCACAAACTTAACATTAGTATTTTTGTGTTCTTTTTGTCTATTTTTTCTACGTACAAAAGTGAATAAATTTAATCTTTTCATATAGTTCCCGAGGGTTCTTGGGTTCACTTTAATGTTATAAGTTAAGAATAAATATTTGGGTAATCTTCTTCTGCCATATCTCATTTTGTTATCAGTAAAACTTTGATGAATAACCTCTTCGTGTTTAATATATTTTTGCTTTTTGATTTTTTTAACTTTTAACTTTTCATAATATATTGATCTTGCTATTAATAAAATCTTTGCTTTATTGCTTGATGAAAGCTTTTCTATTTCTTTAATATTTTTAATATCAGCATCAATGTTATTTTCATTAAAAATTCTGTAATAGTATTTTATTACCGCATCTTTTTCATCATCTTTAAGGGTATCAATTCACGTATAGTCAAGAACTTTCCTTTTCTTCTACCTACACCTTCACCTTTTTTGCTTGCTTTACCAGTTTTAGATTGAGTATTCAAATTATACATTTTTCTTTTTCTCAACATTCTTTTTAATGATTCTTTATTTCAATAATTTTGTTTAATAGAAAAAGAGATTTGTTCGAATTCAAATTTGCTGATCTTGCGATTCTTGAAGTCATCATATGCGTTAAAGATTTTTACTCATTCTTCTGTTTTTAAATGTCTCATAAATATTCTCCTTTTAAATATGCGAAAAAATCACCCGGAAGTGTCCGAATGATTTTTCCCAGTCTATATTAAATATTCTTTTATAAATATTTGTTATTTGGAGATTTACACAAAATTATCTACACTATCTAAAAGGCTGAATCACAAAATTAAGTGCAACAGCTTAATTTTGTAATTCAGTAAATCCTTCATAAGTTTCAAAAGCTAATTTATACAATGCTTTCAATATGTCTTTATGAATATTTTCTAACTCTTCAAATACAGTATCTTGTTCAATTTTAAAATTTGAATCGTTATTAATTATTTTTTCTATTGTTATTGGCAATTGGATACATAAATCTCTAAATGAATTTTTGTCGCCAGTTACAATTTCATAAAATTTATCTATCGATATTCTTCTAATTCTTTTATTTGGAAGTTGTTTTGTTTTTTCTATTGATATAGCCCATTCTATATCAGATGATTTTTTAGAAATTATTTCCACTAATGCGCAAACACTTTTTTCTTTATCTTTTGAATTTAATAAATGATTTTGCATTTTTATATATGTGCTTTTGGCAGAAGAAGAATTCATTGTATTATGTTTATTTTTCATTTCAATATAATAAATTATTTTTGAATTTATATCTTCATATACGACATCTCAACCTTCTTTTGGAACTTTACAATTATTTATATATTTAAAAATATTTTGATGAAAATATCCTATTGCATTATTATTTGACTTATCCCTTTGTCTAGTTAATTCCAATTCAATAATTTCCTTATAAGTTTTATTTAAAATATTTTTGTCAAATAATAATTTAATTGGGTCAATTATATTCTTATTAAATTTTTTTAAATCTATTTTTTTTAATATTTCTCCGTACTCTTCAATCGTTTTTTTAACATGATTTTCAAAATCTTCTTGTTTTATAAATTTTAAGTTATACTGCATAAATTTATCCCTTTAAACTCTTAATTATTTCTTTACCAATCTCATAAGCTAAATTACAAGGAACTGCATTTCCTATTTGCTTATATTTATTTGCCATACTTCCAAAAAATTCTCACTCATCAGGAAAAGATTGAATTCTTGCACTTTCTCTAATGGTAAAAGGCCTATTTTCGACCGGATGACATCTATCTGTTTGCTTCATTTGTGGTGTTGTTAATATTGTTAATGATGGTTCATCCAAACTCAATTTTCTTAATATTCCAGTTTTGCCTCCAGTCATATACCAACAACTTTTCATATATTCTTTCGCATATTTCTCTGGTATATCTTTCCAATATCCACCAGGAGGAACTAATTGAAATAACTTTTCTTTGTCTTTTGAATATTTTGCTCCTTCACTTTTTGGGACATTTACTAATATATCTCTTAAATTTAATTTATATTTATGCTCCTTTGGAAACTTAAATATTATTTTATCCTTTAAATCATTTCTAATTCCAACAATTATTAACCTTTCTCTTTTTTGAGCAACTCCATAATTTGCTGCATTTAAAACTTTATATTGTGCATAATATCCTTGTTCTTTAAAGATAGTTAAAATTGTTTCAAGTGTTTTACCTTTATTGTGTGACAATAGGCCTTTTACATTTTCAAATAAAAACATTTTTGGTTGTAGCTTATTCAAAAATTTAGCATAATGATAAAACATTGTTCCTCTAACATCTTCTAATCCCATTTTTTTCCCTGCATAACTAAAACTTTGACAAGGGGGACCACCTGAAATTAAATCTAGTTCATACTTTTTTATACTAAATTCTTTTTCTAAATTTCTTTCAGCAACCTTTTCGATATCTTCTTCCAAAACATTTCATTCTTTTCTATTTATTCTAAGTGTCTTTGCTGCATATTTATCTATTTCAATTAATCCTATATGATTAAATCCTGCTTTTTCTAAACCTAAAGCCATTCCTCCTGCACCTGCAAATAATTCTATACTTTTCAAATTTTGATCTCCTTTTTTATAGATTGCTGCTATTTTTTTAAAATTTATGATATTAATTTATTTTTCATTTAGGTAATTAAATATTATTTGCATTTTTTATTAATGTAATATTAAGTTTATATAGTCCCTAACTTTGCGTGTACGGTGAAAACATAATACGTGCACACACATAATATAACATTAAAATTATAAAGTAATTGTATAAAAAGCATAATAAGTTTTTTTAACATTCTACAAAATGCGAAATAACCTAGATTTTTATATAAGGTAGTGGAAGAATTAAATTGATATAGGTTTGATAAAAGTGATATAACTTAAATATGGAAATATTGTTCAATTTAAATAAACAAAAAAATTAACAAATTTTAAAAAAATAGAGAGATCTTTTATATTAATTGCTGAAAAAATAAAATAAATTTAAGTTACGGAAAATAGTTGAAATTGATGCACAATTTGAACCTTATCTTAATGATAAAAAACCTATTTATATCACGCTATTGATGTGACTACTGGTTGTTTATTAGCGGTTTGATTCGAAGAACAAGAAACAACATTAGGTTATAAAAGATTACTAGAAATGGTTTTTAAAAAACACGGCTTTCCTAAGATGATTTTTTCAGTAAAAGAAGAACATTTTGGGGTAAGGTAATGAAAACAATCAAACAGCATTTGAAAAAATTCTAAATGAAAAAGGTATAAAAATAAAACGTTCATCTAATCCTATAAACTTTTTTAAAATAAAAACTTTAGTAAAATTTAAATAACATTTTTTTACTAATAAGTTGCATATGACTTTTGGAATATATAAATTTATGGGGCTTATTAGTTGAAAAAAAATAAATAAAGAAAATTTAAAAAGAGCAAGCAGTAAAACAAGCAATATAATCGCAAGAATTAGTAAAGGTAATTATATAAACCTTGAATCAATAGAAAAGATTTGTTTAGCTTTAGAATGTAAAGTTGAAGATTTAGCAGAAATATATACAGATATCTGAAGGAATAATAATAAAATGACTAATAGTAATTTAACACCTTTTGTAAAGTGAGCAGGAGGCAAAAAACAATTAATTAATGAAATTGAAAAACGATTACCAAAACAAATAAAAAACTATTATGAACCTTTTGTTGGTGGAGGTGCAATTCTTTTTTATCTAAAACCACAAAAAGCATATATAAATGATATTAATTCTGTATTGATAAATGCTTATAATATAATAAAAACAAATCCAAGTCAGATAATTAGTTTATTAAGTGAATTGGATAAAATCGAATGTACAAAAGAAACATACTATAATATAAGAGATAAATTTAACAATAAGATACTATCTAGAGAATATGATGTGGAAATGGCAAGTTTATTTATTTTCTTAAATAAAAGATGTTTTAATGGATTGTACAGAGTTAATTCAAAAGGATTATTTAATGTTCCTTTTAACAATAAACTTAAATGTGATTCTTACAATAAAGAAAACATACTCAATATAAGCGAGTATTTGAAAAATGTTAATATTACAAATTTAGATTTTGAAGAAAGTTTAATCAATGCTAAAAAAGGAGATTTTATTTTTTTTGATAGTCCTTATGCTCCTTTAAATCCTACATCATTTGATTCATACACTAAAGACGGTTTTGATAAAGAAAGTCATATTAGATTATCAAAAGTTTTTAAGAGATTAGATAAAAAAGGGTGCTTATTGATGCTAACAAACCATAATACTAAATTAATTAGAGATTTATATTCTGAATATAAGATAGAAGTGGTCGATGTTAAAAGAAATATAAATTCTAAAGCTAGTAATAGGACAGGTAAAGAGGTTATTATAACAAATTATGAATATTGATAAAATAAAAGTATTTAATGATGATTGTTTTAAAACTTACCAACTCTAAAAGAAGAAAGTATAGATATGATTTTTGGAGATCCACCATA
This DNA window, taken from Mycoplasmopsis cynos, encodes the following:
- the glpO gene encoding type 2 glycerol-3-phosphate oxidase, which encodes MKRKYDVVIIGGGIIGGAIAYELSQYKLKTLLLEKNPVFADETSKGNSGAIHGGFDPDPHKIEAKLNVIGNQLWREKIFKDLEFPRAQVDSLILAFNEEEMKHVHMLYERGLINKVPKEYLKVISKEEVLKREPNVNPKVQGALLCTSSWAIDPVRATYAFMGASEQNGTELRRNSEVTDIKYLNDEFTITLASGEEITSSVVINAAGHYADVLAEKAGYGDFKQTTRRGEYRILARTEAGIVNSICFKVPTIHGKGVIVAPMLDGRVLVGPTAEEGVPKDQTRVVTKEKFDFIGQIGKEIIPSIRLERTEMTLAGSRPIDIETNDFVIRPAKLNPKFINAAGMQSPALASSPAIAIEIAKLVEAAGVKLEKNPDYNPKFKVQF
- the rpmE gene encoding 50S ribosomal protein L31, with translation MKKNLHPEYHEVKITCSTCGTKFEFKSVRKNFSVDVCSGCHAVFTGNRTQVKATGRIDKFNKRLEKKAK
- the rpsD gene encoding 30S ribosomal protein S4, producing the protein MSRYTGPVFKKARRLGFSILENGKEFAKGKKRTYAPGQHGNKRVKLSDYGLHLYEKQKLKHLFGVNEKQLRKTFEKAVKMKGVTGTNLIQLLEVRLDNLVYRAGFALTRRQARQLVNHNHFTLNGKKANIPSMVVSLNDVVELKEKSRTNKQITEALAANTPAAWLTRKDFNFKLDRLPERSEVHQEIKDALIVEFYSK
- a CDS encoding Eco47II family restriction endonuclease — protein: MQYNLKFIKQEDFENHVKKTIEEYGEILKKIDLKKFNKNIIDPIKLLFDKNILNKTYKEIIELELTRQRDKSNNNAIGYFHQNIFKYINNCKVPKEGWDVVYEDINSKIIYYIEMKNKHNTMNSSSAKSTYIKMQNHLLNSKDKEKSVCALVEIISKKSSDIEWAISIEKTKQLPNKRIRRISIDKFYEIVTGDKNSFRDLCIQLPITIEKIINNDSNFKIEQDTVFEELENIHKDILKALYKLAFETYEGFTELQN
- a CDS encoding DNA cytosine methyltransferase — its product is MKSIELFAGAGGMALGLEKAGFNHIGLIEIDKYAAKTLRINRKEWNVLEEDIEKVAERNLEKEFSIKKYELDLISGGPPCQSFSYAGKKMGLEDVRGTMFYHYAKFLNKLQPKMFLFENVKGLLSHNKGKTLETILTIFKEQGYYAQYKVLNAANYGVAQKRERLIIVGIRNDLKDKIIFKFPKEHKYKLNLRDILVNVPKSEGAKYSKDKEKLFQLVPPGGYWKDIPEKYAKEYMKSCWYMTGGKTGILRKLSLDEPSLTILTTPQMKQTDRCHPVENRPFTIRESARIQSFPDEWEFFGSMANKYKQIGNAVPCNLAYEIGKEIIKSLKG
- a CDS encoding DNA adenine methylase produces the protein MTNSNLTPFVKWAGGKKQLINEIEKRLPKQIKNYYEPFVGGGAILFYLKPQKAYINDINSVLINAYNIIKTNPSQIISLLSELDKIECTKETYYNIRDKFNNKILSREYDVEMASLFIFLNKRCFNGLYRVNSKGLFNVPFNNKLKCDSYNKENILNISEYLKNVNITNLDFEESLINAKKGDFIFFDSPYAPLNPTSFDSYTKDGFDKESHIRLSKVFKRLDKKGCLLMLTNHNTKLIRDLYSEYKIEVVDVKRNINSKASNRTGKEVIITNYEYW